DNA sequence from the Hemibagrus wyckioides isolate EC202008001 linkage group LG20, SWU_Hwy_1.0, whole genome shotgun sequence genome:
AAGCGTTCGTTGCAATTCTGCCAAACATGCAGCCAGACATTAAACAGATGCCGTTCGTCTAACGTCTACGTCTACAACGCTAAACACTTACCTCACACGTGAAGGGCTTCTCTCCTGAATGCTGGAGGAAGTGGACTTTGAGAGACATGCTCCGTTTGAAAGACTTGCCACACGTCTCGCAGGTGAACGGCATTTCCTTCGTGTGAGCTGAAAACACAAGCAACTGTTCAGGAAGCTTTAAAACACGGTGGCTTCTGGAGGAGGTCCAGATGAATGTGGAAAGGCTGCTAACTCACCAACCATGTGCTTGCGAACATGAGCCATGGTAAAGAATTTCTTTCCACATATCTCACACGTGAACTTTTTCTCGGCATAACTGTGGACGATTTTATTGTGCTCGTGCAGGGACCAAAGCTTCTTGAAGTCTTTGCCACAGGTAAGACACTGCAGAGGATGGAAGACAAAAgcatgaggaagaaaagatggCAAAAATAAATGGCAAAACGTTGTATACAGTAAATTAAATCAGAATTTAGGAGAATTTAGGAGAATCGTGCTTTATTATCACTTTAGTAAGTAAGGATATGTGTATGTTGATGTCATTGCTACTTAagcagtgctctgtgtgtgtgtgtgtgtgtgtgtgtgtacctgtaaatTTTTCTCACAGTCAGTCTGCTGATGCAGGAGCAGCTCACTATCCAGAAGGAAGCGGGTGCCACACTTCTCACAACCCTGCATGTAGTTGTGTTCGACGTTGGCGTGCATCTCCATGTCCCAGCTGTTGCTAAAAACCTGTGGGCACCTCACGCACGGGAAGCTCCGCCTCTCCTGCAGCCTCACATCCTGTCCAAgcccttcctcttcttcctcctcgcCTCGCACACCCCCACGTCCGCCCCGCCTCACCCTCATACTTGTTCTCATCGTTACTGTAGCCATGGCATCCACCGAGGATCTGGTTTGTCTGCGAGACCTCTGAGGCAGGAATTTGGGAATGCTGTAATCCAGGTGCGCTGCTTCTCCTGCCTCGTCCTCGCTCGTCCCTCCGGGTACCTCGTCCTCGCCGTCGCTCTGCTCTCCGTTTTCCTCCGAGTCGCCGTTGTCCCTCTCTGCCTCAAAGCCGGTGGACGCCGTCGAGGAACAGCTTCCTTCCAGTCCTTTGGACAGATTTAGAGTCTGGTTGTTGAGATTGAGCTCGACAATGATTTGCTTCCTGTTGAAGGAATCTTCCGAGTCTCTCGATACCTCCATATTACACTCCTCCTTGCCAGGCCCCAAATGCTGTCTTTCTCCAATGTGTGCGACATACGGACTCCTTTCGCTCTTGGTGCCAAAGATTTTGGCGCTGGATGCATCCTGCTCCTGCTTGATCTCCATTGAGAAGTTAGAGTCACTGCCTCCTCCATTTCCGTTGCTGCTGCTCCAGGTATGAATGTCCCTCTCAGGCTGCTCATCCTGCAGCGAGCCGCGTGAGAGCAGTTCACGGCATGACGATGCCACGTTGGCCATCTGAAGCACGGTGGCCGCGCGCAGCACATCCCGCGCATTTCCACTGTTCACAAGTAGCCTAGATGTGTAGATGAAGTCAAGGATCTGCACGAATCCTTGCGGTCGCAGTGCCTCTAGAGATAGCTCCACGCGCTGCAGCTCTTTACTAGAGGCGAAGAGCGAGTGGAAGAAGGGGCTGTAGGCAGCCAACACGCCCTTGTGTGCCTGGAACGTTGCCTTGTGGCGCAGAAGCACGATGTCCACGTCGCACAGGTCCGGCTGCAGCAACCGCTGCTCGTTCAGACGCTCCATCAGGAAAGTGCAATGCAGGGCCATGTCCTCCACCACGGAGTACTCCCCTGATGGGTGCTCAGCGGTCTTCTCCACTATCAGCTGCATGGAAACAGGACAATATGTGAATAAACATGACCGTGTAGCACTCGTACATCCGCATGACAAAGAACTGGATTCTTAAAACATGCAGCAATTATTTAGTAAGATTTTCCGCAAGTCTCTTTTTCCTATCCAGGCTCCTGTATCAAACTCTGAAGGCTGATTTCCACTAGAATTTTATGTGCCTGATTGAATTACGGCTTTCTGAAATCCCCAGGCTCAGCCAACAAACACCTTGTTATTCACAAATCCAGTCGACGTCAGGCCCGTGATTCAAATTGAAATCTGTTTCTGTCTCAAAAGCTCCTTTAattctataaaataaagaaCCCATGCATCCTGAACTAGTTAGTGTTGAACAAGTGCCTGagagaataatgatgatgaagagacattaaaaataaacgtGTTAAGGTGGAACCTCCATTCTTTGATCTAGAATACCAGCAAAATGGCTTCTTGAACACTAGTGCAAGACCACAAATACTTTTTTACTCATTTAGAAATGCCTGAATTAGAGAACTTTTTAGTCCTGACTTAAACATCGCTGCAAATATATCTAATGCATCCAAGAGACAGAATGTCCTTCGGCTTTTTGTTCCGATCCATTACGGCTTTCACAAATTACTCGTAGTAAGTGTGATGTGTGAACTGTGCCATTTTATCCACTCTCCTCTCGAACTCTTCTCTTTCAAGCATTAAAAAGCAGCAGTTTGTGATTTTAGAGGTCACCACTCTCCGTGACTGCGGTGAGAAAATTGACAAGGCATCCCCTTTTCCACTAGTAGGCTGGCTTTTTAGAGGGGTGAAAGGTGCGAAAAGTACTTTTCTAAGTGAAATTACAAGAGCATCGTCTGAGATGCATTAGCAAACCAATTAAAAAAGCAGGAATGGCATTTACAAACAAACTTCCTTCTGTGTTTTTACACCAACATGATAATCTACCTCAGCGGTTTAACTGACATTCTACATAAGAGTTTCAGATAGACATTTATCTATCGACATTTATatactgtttaatttttttcttttaccataAACTGCAGTAAAAATGCCAAGGAGAAATAAAGTGTAGATTTTTCATATTTGAGAATTAGTGTAATGTCTGTATATTAAAGTTATAGACtgatcaggcattacattatgaccaactgcctaatattgtgttgttcccccttttgccaccaaaacagccctgacccgtcctgcactgtgtgttctgattcctttctatcagaaccagcattaatttcttcagcagtttgagcaacagtagctcgtctgttggattggatcacacggaccagccttcgctccccacatccatcaatgagccttgaccgcccatgaccctgtctccggttcaccactgttcctt
Encoded proteins:
- the zbtb47a gene encoding zinc finger and BTB domain-containing protein 47, whose protein sequence is MLIVEKTAEHPSGEYSVVEDMALHCTFLMERLNEQRLLQPDLCDVDIVLLRHKATFQAHKGVLAAYSPFFHSLFASSKELQRVELSLEALRPQGFVQILDFIYTSRLLVNSGNARDVLRAATVLQMANVASSCRELLSRGSLQDEQPERDIHTWSSSNGNGGGSDSNFSMEIKQEQDASSAKIFGTKSERSPYVAHIGERQHLGPGKEECNMEVSRDSEDSFNRKQIIVELNLNNQTLNLSKGLEGSCSSTASTGFEAERDNGDSEENGEQSDGEDEVPGGTSEDEAGEAAHLDYSIPKFLPQRSRRQTRSSVDAMATVTMRTSMRVRRGGRGGVRGEEEEEEGLGQDVRLQERRSFPCVRCPQVFSNSWDMEMHANVEHNYMQGCEKCGTRFLLDSELLLHQQTDCEKNLQCLTCGKDFKKLWSLHEHNKIVHSYAEKKFTCEICGKKFFTMAHVRKHMVAHTKEMPFTCETCGKSFKRSMSLKVHFLQHSGEKPFTCENCNERFQYKYQLRSHMSIHIGHKQFMCQWCGKDFNMKQYFDEHMKTHTGEKPYICEICGKSFTSRPNMKRHRRTHTGEKPYPCETCGQRFRFSNMLKAHREKCFQVRNPTTEAPPTEFDPALDDTPSYVTDQSSSEPKDPGTCSVFPSARTHSRDA